From a single Oreochromis niloticus isolate F11D_XX linkage group LG3, O_niloticus_UMD_NMBU, whole genome shotgun sequence genomic region:
- the LOC100692588 gene encoding alpha-tectorin, giving the protein MEKAAVSSTDNLSTCSKITREPPEQQPSSSSSSINLQKNREVTLHPQHSLEKSVKYQCEESRLQTVPCRLTGSLQDAPPLLFLSALTALAGAQRFITESSVVNISSCPITYYGQQYEQLYVNMTSGYLTICFNGFFSPETGGDCLVQRSRGAQRFEFFINPGNSLDYGARENLPTIQNSLQCTVAIGFDSIIGFLLNNYGTQAALVFFTYSSDTLVCDVQVGGTTVKRVNTTSYTQAFADLSGCRDSGEMYPPGTVISSDPETCLSLTCNETAVLHTSSCGPLERCQGNNICVLDATCTVTGPTIVDVRGQMNSIQDRCAYSLFSTPSLPDFQILGYFKDQRRTDVSFVDSVTLRVDGHDIHLEQGGRVQLDDSTLTLSSSPQPVHGVQLSKDQTGVTAKLSLSNLTISVFFDGDTAQIRLEGPAGSSVEGLCGNSSRSLSDLRLSEYSSTSCEMQYREPADSTINCTSVTERCNLLKEAPFSSCNSDIDPEPYITACTNTLCKYPAVDGLDCQFLKAYARACSLHNHTLDGWTSKTGCSSEAFCQDRTCSDHEFCGEKTVGGDTRCFCRAIFASKYQANNSLGDPTVCKENSASLTLVGCLLEDKDIDYSALHLNDPTCRGQVDELTHMVTFSFNSSNSCGTEVTTNNSQVIYKNTIMTQNSSSDIITRHDQIYIDFSCIQTQPDIKTETFRIRDSSVIQHITSGVWDYTLTMQSFTSAGRTQAVDFSTEVQLDQKIWVELKTDGLDGDVVIVVTDSCWATGQASPDSTPRYDLIINGCANPADQTVQVEDNGLGTSNYFSFNMFQFTGSSGDVYLHCKLHLCPKQNNCVPTCPAAAHRRRYARSRYEGEAFISMAWTH; this is encoded by the exons ATGGAGAAAGCAGCAGTGTCCTCAACAGACAATCTGTCCACCTGCAGCAAGATCACCAGAGAGCCTCCTGAACAGCAGCCttcatcctcctcatcctccatcAACCTGCAGAAG aaTCGAGAAGTGACTCTTCACCCACAGCACAG TCTAGAGAAATCTGTGAAATATCAGTGTGAGGAATCACGTTTACAGACTG TTCCCTGTCGGCTGACTGGCTCCCTACAAGATGCTCCGCCCCTGCTCTTCCTGTCTGCTCTTACTGCACTGGCAG GTGCTCAGCGGTTCATCACTGAGTCTTCAGTGGTGAACATCAGCTCATGTCCCATCACGTATTATGGACAGCAGTACGAGCAGCTCTAT GTGAACATGACATCTGGATATCTTACCATCTGTTTCAACGGCTTTTTCAGTCCTGAAACTGGAGGCGACTGTCTTGTGCAGCGTTCACGGGGCGCACAGCGATTTGAATTTTTCATAAATCCAGGAAATTCACTTGACTATGGTGCCCGTGAAAATTTGCCAACCATTCAGAACAGTTTGCAATGCACTGTTGCCATCGGTTTCGACTCCATT ATTGGTTTCCTTCTGAATAACTATGGGACACAAGCAGCTCTGGTGTTTTTCACATACAGCTCTGATACATTG GTGTGTGATGTTCAGGTTGGTGGAACCACAGTCAAAAGAGTTAATACTACTTCTTACACTCAAGCTTTCGCAGACCTCAGTGGATGCAGAGACTCAG GTGAGATGTATCCACCTGGTACAGTGATCAGCTCTGATCCAGAAACCTGCCTCAGTCTCACCTGTAATGAGACTGCAGTCCTCCACACCTCCAGCTGTGGTCCCCTGGAGCGTTGTCAAGGCAACAACAT CTGTGTGTTGGACGCCACCTGCACTGTGACCGGCCCCACTATCGTCGACGTCCGCGGCCAGATGAACTCCATCCAGGATCGGTGTGCGTACTCTCTGTTCTCGACTCCGTCACTCCCAGACTTCCAGATTCTGGGGTACTTCAAGGACCAGCGTCGTACAGATGTGAGCTTTGTGGACAGTGTGACGCTGCGTGTGGATGGGCATGACATTCACCTGGAACAAGGTGGGAGAGTTCAG CTGGACGACTCCACGCTGACCCTCAGCAGCTCACCTCAGCCGGTTCATGGTGTGCAGCTCTCTAAGGACCAAACTGGAGTCACTGCCAAGCTGTCGCTCTCCAACCTCACCATCTCTGTCTTCTTTGATGGCGACACCGCACAGATCCGCTTAGAAG GACCTGCTGGTTCATCTGTGGAGGGTCTGTGTGGAAACTCCAGCAGGTCTCTGAGTGACCTGAGGCTCTCTGAGTACAGCTCCACCAG CTGTGAGATGCAGTACAGGGAGCCTGCTGACAGCACGATCAACTGCACCAGTGTGACTGAACG CTGTAATCTCCTGAAGGAGGCGCCCTTCTCCTCCTGTAACAGTGACATTGATCCAGAGCCCTACATAACCGCCTGCACCAACACTTTGTGTAAGTATCCTGCGGTGGACGGACTCGACTGTCAGTTCCTGAAGGCCTACGCCAGAGCCTGCAGTCTACACAACCACACTCTGGATGGCTGGACATCAAAGACTGGCTGCT CCTCTGAGGCCTTCTGTCAGGACAGGACCTGCAGCGATCACGAGTTCTGTGGTGAGAAGACGGTCGGTGGTGACACTCGCTGCTTCTGTCGGGCCATTTTTGCCTCCAAGTACCAAGCAAACAACTCTTTGG GTGATCCAACGGTCTGCAAGGAGAACTCTGCTTCACTCACTCTGGTCGGTTGTCTCCTGGAGGACAAAGACATCGACTACTCTGCCTTACACCTCAACGACCCGACCTGCAGGGGTCAGGTGGACGAGCTCACCCACATGGTGACCTTCAGcttcaacagcagcaacagctgtGGGACGGAGGTCACG ACCAACAACAGCCAAGTGATCTACAAAAACACCATCATGACCCAGAACAGctcctctgacatcatcactcgTCATGACCAAATCTACATCGACTTCTCCTGCATCCAAACTCAGCCGGACATCAAGACTGAGACCTTCAGGATCAGAGACAG CTCTGTGATCCAGCACATCACATCTGGAGTTTGGGATTACACTCTGACCATGCAGAGCTTCACCAGCGCCGGCCGCACACAAGCTGTGGATTTCAGCACTGAAGTGCAGCTGGACCAGAAGATCTGGGTGGAGCTGAAGACTGACGGGCTGGATGGAGACGTGGTCATCGTGGTGACCGACTCCTGCTGGGCAACTGGCCAAGCATCACCTGACAGCACTCCGAGATACGACCTGATCATAAACGG CTGTGCCAACCCTGCTGACCAGACTGTGCAGGTGGAGGACAACGGACTGGGAACCTCCAACTACTTCTCCTTCAACATGTTCCAGTTTACTGGGAGCTCTGGTGACGTCTACCTGCACTGCAAACTCCACCTGTGCCCCAAACAGAACAACTGTGTCCCG ACTTGTCCTGCAGCTGCTCACAGACGCAGATATGCCAGGTCCAGATATGAAGGTGAAGCCTTCATCAGCATGGCCTGGACTCATTAG